A single window of Thiomicrorhabdus immobilis DNA harbors:
- the coaD gene encoding pantetheine-phosphate adenylyltransferase encodes MSITAVYPGTFDPITSGHYDLIERAARFYDRLVIAVADNRNKNSLFTLEERVALAKAVTADLPNVEIIGFSGLLVDFVKEINGHVLLRGLRAVSDFEYEFQLASMNRKLAPEVETMFMTPAEQYAFISSSLVREISALGGDVSEFVHPVVGEALKQKQGL; translated from the coding sequence ATGTCTATTACTGCGGTTTATCCAGGGACTTTCGACCCCATCACCAGTGGACACTATGATTTAATCGAACGTGCTGCGCGGTTTTATGACCGTTTAGTGATTGCCGTAGCGGATAACCGTAATAAAAACTCACTGTTCACCTTAGAAGAAAGAGTGGCGTTGGCCAAAGCGGTTACCGCCGATTTGCCGAATGTGGAAATCATCGGGTTCAGCGGGTTGTTGGTTGATTTTGTAAAAGAGATTAACGGACATGTCCTGTTGCGAGGTTTACGTGCGGTATCGGATTTCGAGTATGAGTTTCAGCTCGCTTCGATGAATCGAAAATTGGCTCCAGAAGTCGAAACCATGTTCATGACACCGGCGGAGCAATATGCATTCATCTCTTCCAGTCTGGTACGTGAAATCTCGGCGTTAGGTGGCGATGTTTCAGAGTTTGTCCACCCTGTAGTGGGTGAAGCCTTGAAACAGAAACAAGGCCTCTAA
- a CDS encoding carbonic anhydrase: MKRIALVSALSLALVGNVFADSHEGHEHVVHWGYTGEAGPSHWGDLKKEYGTCKTGQQQSPINITAAKDIEQHAIKFDYHTSTMNIVNNGHTVQNNFAKGSSITLDGKTFNLLQVHFHTPSENHLEGQSYPMEAHFVHKSDDGKLAVVAVLIKEGANNAFLQKIVDNMPHHEAAAKDVAGVEMNGADFVPAENGYYAFMGSLTTPPCSEGVQWLMMKSQAEASKAQIAALHEVMHTNNRPIQATNGREIVE; the protein is encoded by the coding sequence ATGAAGCGTATTGCGTTAGTTTCGGCTCTTTCTTTGGCATTGGTAGGTAATGTTTTTGCAGACTCTCATGAAGGACATGAGCACGTTGTCCATTGGGGTTATACGGGTGAAGCCGGGCCTTCTCATTGGGGTGATTTGAAGAAGGAATATGGCACCTGTAAAACAGGTCAGCAACAGTCGCCTATCAACATCACGGCAGCAAAAGACATTGAGCAACATGCCATCAAATTTGATTATCACACCTCTACTATGAACATCGTGAATAATGGTCATACGGTACAGAACAACTTTGCAAAAGGCAGTTCAATCACCTTAGATGGTAAAACGTTCAACTTGCTGCAAGTACACTTCCACACGCCTTCAGAAAACCACTTAGAAGGCCAGTCTTATCCAATGGAAGCTCACTTTGTGCATAAGAGTGACGACGGCAAGTTGGCTGTTGTGGCGGTGTTGATTAAAGAAGGCGCAAACAATGCTTTCTTACAGAAGATTGTGGATAACATGCCTCACCATGAAGCCGCGGCTAAAGATGTAGCGGGTGTCGAGATGAATGGCGCCGATTTTGTTCCTGCTGAAAATGGTTACTACGCTTTTATGGGGTCTTTAACAACTCCACCATGTTCGGAAGGTGTACAGTGGTTAATGATGAAGTCACAAGCGGAAGCTTCAAAAGCGCAAATCGCGGCTTTGCATGAAGTCATGCATACCAACAACCGTCCAATTCAAGCGACAAACGGTCGTGAAATCGTCGAATAA
- a CDS encoding CvfB family protein, producing the protein MAQVGQMNQLKVVKEVEFGLYLDGGELGEILLPKRYVPANAKVGQNLEVFIHLDSQDRLVATTDRPLAEIGEVAYLTVTDVNRTGAFMDWGMPKDLLVPYAEQRVPMEKGKSYCVYLYIDKSGRIAASSKLSLHLKETNDTFKSGQPVKLMVVSRSKMGYTALINGTHLGLIHNSDILQPLRMGQKMQGYIKGIRPDHKINLTLQKRGQEAQDELGQMILAVLEANNGVSELTDKSSPEEIFKRYRVSKASYKKALGRLYKAKKILINPDDIRLAK; encoded by the coding sequence ATGGCTCAAGTCGGACAAATGAATCAATTAAAGGTTGTTAAAGAGGTCGAGTTCGGGCTGTATTTAGATGGCGGAGAGCTCGGCGAGATTCTTTTGCCTAAACGTTATGTGCCTGCCAATGCCAAAGTCGGGCAAAATTTAGAGGTGTTCATTCATCTCGATTCGCAAGACCGTTTAGTGGCGACAACCGATCGACCACTTGCCGAGATCGGTGAAGTGGCGTACTTGACGGTAACGGATGTCAATCGAACCGGAGCTTTTATGGATTGGGGAATGCCAAAGGATTTATTGGTTCCCTATGCCGAGCAACGGGTGCCAATGGAAAAAGGTAAATCTTATTGCGTTTATCTGTATATCGATAAAAGTGGCCGCATTGCCGCATCCAGTAAATTGAGCCTGCATCTCAAAGAGACCAACGACACTTTCAAAAGTGGCCAGCCCGTGAAGTTGATGGTGGTCAGTCGCAGTAAAATGGGATATACCGCTCTAATTAACGGCACCCATCTAGGTTTGATTCATAATAGCGATATTTTGCAGCCATTGAGAATGGGGCAGAAAATGCAAGGTTATATCAAAGGGATTAGGCCAGACCACAAGATTAATCTGACCTTGCAAAAACGCGGCCAAGAGGCACAAGACGAATTGGGACAGATGATTTTAGCTGTGTTGGAGGCCAATAACGGGGTGTCAGAGCTTACCGATAAAAGCTCGCCCGAGGAAATCTTCAAGCGTTATAGAGTGAGTAAAGCAAGTTATAAAAAAGCACTTGGGCGACTTTATAAAGCGAAAAAAATCCTAATTAACCCCGACGATATCCGTCTGGCGAAATAA
- the rsmD gene encoding 16S rRNA (guanine(966)-N(2))-methyltransferase RsmD, whose translation MSQKRSRKYPSKSSNHSSKSANVKGNPLGEVRIIGGDLRGRKLPVLNAEGLRPTSDRVRETLFNWLQFEIPGANCLDVFSGSGALSFEALSRGAKHATLLELDSANAKQLKQNLQQLKLDNAQVEQVDSLQWLAQPANSHYDVVFLDPPFHKNFMQNSVDLLFKNGYVNNQAWLYLEQEKQLDWPVLPDGWECHREKSTSQVRFGLFKYKE comes from the coding sequence ATGTCACAAAAAAGATCTAGAAAATATCCATCCAAGTCGTCGAATCATTCCAGTAAGTCCGCTAACGTCAAGGGTAACCCGTTGGGCGAAGTCAGGATTATAGGCGGCGATTTACGCGGGCGTAAATTACCGGTTTTAAACGCCGAAGGGCTTCGTCCAACCTCTGACAGAGTACGGGAAACGCTGTTTAATTGGTTACAGTTCGAGATACCAGGAGCCAATTGTTTGGATGTGTTTTCCGGTTCGGGCGCCTTATCTTTCGAGGCGTTGTCGCGTGGTGCCAAACATGCGACTTTACTTGAGTTGGATTCAGCCAATGCCAAGCAACTTAAGCAGAATCTGCAACAGCTTAAATTAGACAATGCCCAAGTTGAACAGGTCGATAGTCTGCAGTGGCTGGCGCAACCGGCGAACAGCCATTACGATGTGGTGTTTCTAGACCCGCCATTTCATAAAAACTTTATGCAGAATTCAGTCGATCTGTTGTTCAAAAACGGCTATGTAAATAACCAGGCCTGGTTATATTTAGAGCAAGAAAAACAGCTTGATTGGCCGGTTTTGCCAGATGGCTGGGAGTGCCATCGAGAGAAAAGCACCTCGCAAGTTCGATTCGGTCTATTTAAATATAAAGAATAG
- a CDS encoding NAD(P)H-dependent oxidoreductase, whose amino-acid sequence MSLPISDVQTQLLNAFQFRHACKVMDAERKIPDDVFQTLLESARLSPSSFGFEPWKFLVVQNPELRAKFKPIVWGAQNTLPTASHFVIALARTAKSMRYDSDYIHHMMKDVHGLPDDVIEMRGGFYKTFQESDFDLLSSDRAMFDWATKQTYIALANMMTSAALMEIDTCPIEGFKEKEVNELLGDELGVDTSEFQVAYMLAFGYRVNPQKPKTRQSAAEIIEWF is encoded by the coding sequence ATGTCTCTTCCAATTTCTGATGTTCAAACACAGCTCCTAAATGCTTTTCAATTCCGTCACGCCTGTAAGGTGATGGATGCAGAGCGTAAAATTCCCGATGATGTATTTCAAACGCTGTTGGAAAGCGCACGTTTAAGTCCGAGTTCTTTTGGTTTTGAGCCTTGGAAGTTTCTAGTGGTGCAAAACCCTGAGCTACGCGCAAAGTTTAAACCGATTGTCTGGGGTGCTCAAAACACCTTGCCAACCGCCAGTCATTTTGTAATCGCTTTGGCGCGAACGGCTAAATCCATGCGCTATGACAGTGATTATATTCATCACATGATGAAAGACGTACATGGTCTGCCAGATGATGTGATTGAAATGCGAGGTGGTTTTTACAAGACCTTCCAAGAGTCGGATTTTGACTTACTCTCGTCAGATAGAGCGATGTTCGATTGGGCGACAAAACAGACCTATATTGCGTTAGCCAATATGATGACCTCTGCGGCATTGATGGAAATCGATACCTGCCCAATAGAAGGGTTCAAAGAGAAAGAGGTTAATGAACTCTTAGGCGATGAATTGGGTGTGGATACTTCCGAGTTCCAAGTCGCCTATATGTTGGCATTCGGTTATCGAGTCAATCCTCAAAAACCGAAAACGCGTCAATCGGCGGCAGAGATCATCGAGTGGTTCTGA
- a CDS encoding LabA-like NYN domain-containing protein, whose amino-acid sequence MTKIALFVDVQNIYYTTREAYGRQFDYKKLWRQLSLQGEIVSAIAYAIESDNEGQRKFQNALRKMGFVVKLKPYIQRKDGSAKGDWDVGITIDVIDIAPDVDKVVLLSGDGDFDLLLDRVHQNNNLITEVYGVPQLTAKSLIQAAKVYHQIESNLLI is encoded by the coding sequence ATGACTAAAATAGCCCTGTTTGTTGATGTGCAAAACATTTACTACACCACACGTGAGGCTTATGGACGTCAATTTGATTATAAGAAGCTTTGGCGGCAACTATCCTTGCAGGGTGAAATTGTGTCGGCGATTGCCTATGCGATCGAGAGCGATAACGAAGGCCAACGTAAGTTTCAGAATGCGTTAAGGAAAATGGGATTTGTGGTTAAGTTAAAACCTTATATTCAGCGTAAAGATGGCTCGGCAAAAGGGGATTGGGATGTAGGAATCACTATCGATGTCATCGATATTGCTCCCGATGTCGACAAGGTGGTCTTGCTTTCGGGTGATGGTGATTTTGATTTGTTGTTAGATAGGGTTCATCAGAACAACAACCTCATCACCGAAGTGTATGGGGTACCACAGCTCACGGCTAAATCGTTAATACAAGCGGCAAAGGTCTATCATCAGATAGAGTCCAACCTACTTATTTAA
- a CDS encoding TOBE domain-containing protein, protein MSDSHPEQLVQSFLMGSKQSRSGQRRLELLNKIAALGSLSAAAKACGMSYKGAWQAIEAMNLAAQENLVVAQKGGSGGGGMALTPAGHALLAAYQLFNEQMQHWMRELEDISPGVLSQLEIMRKVSMKTSARNLFHGSVTAIKTGPVNCEVILAIGDDREVVAQITPDSLERLGLEIGSDAYALIKASWVILSEDIQGKFKTSARNVFCGEILAIEEGAVNSDVTFEIGGGQKMSAVVTNQSVQSLQLAVGERCCALIKASHVLLAIAD, encoded by the coding sequence TTGAGCGATTCACATCCAGAGCAACTTGTGCAGTCTTTTTTGATGGGGTCTAAGCAATCGCGTTCTGGGCAGCGTCGTTTAGAGCTGCTGAATAAGATTGCCGCTTTAGGTTCGTTGTCGGCGGCCGCTAAAGCGTGTGGCATGAGTTATAAAGGCGCATGGCAAGCCATCGAAGCGATGAACTTGGCGGCGCAAGAGAATTTGGTGGTGGCTCAAAAAGGCGGTTCTGGCGGCGGCGGTATGGCGTTGACGCCCGCTGGTCATGCGTTATTGGCCGCTTACCAATTATTTAACGAGCAGATGCAACACTGGATGCGAGAACTTGAAGATATCTCACCAGGCGTGTTAAGTCAGCTGGAAATCATGAGAAAGGTGTCGATGAAAACCAGTGCAAGAAACCTGTTTCATGGTTCGGTAACCGCCATTAAAACCGGTCCGGTAAACTGTGAGGTAATCTTGGCCATAGGCGATGATAGGGAAGTTGTGGCGCAGATTACACCAGATAGTTTGGAGCGTTTAGGGCTAGAAATAGGCTCTGACGCTTACGCTTTGATCAAGGCCAGTTGGGTAATCTTAAGTGAAGACATTCAGGGTAAATTCAAAACCAGCGCACGTAATGTTTTTTGTGGAGAAATTCTTGCCATTGAAGAGGGGGCGGTAAATAGCGATGTCACTTTCGAAATTGGCGGAGGGCAAAAGATGTCTGCGGTGGTCACCAATCAAAGTGTGCAGAGTTTGCAATTGGCTGTGGGGGAGCGTTGTTGCGCCTTAATCAAGGCCAGCCATGTTTTATTGGCCATTGCCGACTGA
- a CDS encoding DUF4136 domain-containing protein has translation MKTFMQIALWTGLSLGLLGCSGVPVNQDYDTSYDFSKIRSVEWLSAAQQTEPKASTFAQQNPLIAKRIENAITQQLQLKGITLRQTGLADAFITYHYSTKRILQADPVSTSFGFGMFSRHSGVMFRTSPDIYEYEEGRLVIDIIGRNNQLLWRGISPSRLVEQATPAETTARVDEVVASILAQYPPK, from the coding sequence ATGAAAACATTTATGCAAATCGCTTTATGGACGGGGTTATCACTCGGCTTACTTGGTTGTTCAGGTGTTCCGGTGAACCAGGATTATGATACAAGTTATGACTTTAGCAAGATTCGTTCGGTAGAGTGGTTGTCTGCCGCACAACAGACCGAACCCAAAGCCTCTACTTTTGCGCAACAAAACCCTCTCATAGCCAAACGCATTGAAAACGCGATTACCCAACAATTACAACTTAAAGGCATCACTCTTCGACAAACAGGTCTTGCTGATGCCTTTATTACCTATCACTACTCAACCAAACGTATTTTGCAAGCCGACCCGGTTTCAACCTCATTTGGTTTTGGCATGTTCAGTCGTCATAGTGGTGTGATGTTTCGTACCAGTCCGGACATTTATGAATATGAAGAGGGACGCCTAGTAATTGATATCATTGGACGCAACAATCAACTGTTATGGAGAGGAATCAGCCCATCTCGTTTAGTAGAACAGGCGACTCCGGCAGAAACAACCGCCAGAGTGGATGAAGTGGTTGCCTCGATATTGGCGCAATACCCTCCTAAATAA
- a CDS encoding HPP family protein, translating to MKTRLPSIKTFLAQFTLPVSHSEKIISALGGFLAIFTVMLISEHFLGLQAGWGIIASMGASAVLLFAVPNGPLSQPWPVFGGHLFAAFIGVSCALLIQDPLLAASSAVGLTIGVMYYLNCIHPPGGATALTAVVGGETIHQMGYQFLLTPVLLNIISILMIAVLFNALFHWRRYPQSLQKQSQSTSKIPDQESISHEDFLAALKQIDSFVDINENELRRIFELIQQNAGKNELKGYDIELGKVYSNGQIGKDWSMRQIIDESADNNPNNDFVIFRQIAGQEKKRSDCVTRNEFAQWAKYEMIQQEGKWIRKNKTVDNPLSAK from the coding sequence ATGAAAACACGCTTGCCATCCATCAAAACGTTTCTGGCTCAATTCACCTTACCCGTGAGTCACAGTGAAAAAATCATCTCCGCGCTTGGAGGGTTTCTTGCTATTTTTACGGTGATGCTGATAAGCGAGCACTTTTTGGGTTTGCAGGCTGGCTGGGGAATTATCGCCTCGATGGGTGCTTCTGCGGTATTGCTGTTTGCCGTGCCGAACGGCCCTCTTTCACAACCTTGGCCGGTGTTTGGCGGCCATCTATTTGCCGCGTTCATCGGTGTGAGCTGTGCGCTGTTGATTCAAGACCCTTTGCTTGCAGCAAGCAGTGCCGTAGGCTTAACCATTGGTGTGATGTACTATTTGAACTGCATTCACCCGCCAGGCGGTGCCACCGCATTAACCGCCGTGGTAGGCGGCGAAACGATTCACCAAATGGGTTACCAGTTTCTACTCACCCCGGTGCTGCTTAATATCATCAGCATATTGATGATTGCCGTCCTGTTCAATGCGTTGTTTCACTGGCGACGTTACCCGCAATCATTGCAGAAGCAAAGCCAATCAACCTCAAAAATACCCGATCAAGAGTCAATCTCGCACGAAGATTTTTTAGCGGCGTTAAAACAGATCGACAGTTTTGTGGATATCAATGAGAACGAATTACGACGTATTTTCGAACTGATTCAGCAAAATGCCGGCAAAAACGAGCTTAAGGGCTATGACATTGAGCTAGGTAAGGTTTATAGTAATGGACAAATCGGCAAAGATTGGAGCATGCGTCAGATTATTGATGAATCCGCCGACAACAACCCAAACAACGACTTTGTGATTTTTAGACAAATTGCCGGTCAAGAAAAGAAACGTAGCGACTGTGTTACCCGAAATGAATTTGCTCAATGGGCAAAATATGAAATGATTCAGCAAGAGGGTAAATGGATTCGTAAAAACAAAACAGTAGATAATCCCCTTTCAGCAAAATAA
- a CDS encoding bifunctional diguanylate cyclase/phosphodiesterase: protein MHTMRGKLTIYLMLSVLFVTTVIAGISSMRISHMVTENRGVMLGELANHMANQLNKDMQSRGNEVQMLTQLSDIKSPFTTNQEKLAIFEQLRKSYPYYAWIGMTDASGNILVGTDGLLVGKNVSKRSWFIHGSKGLHMGSVHDAFLLANIMPKPKWDDLPLRLVDVSAPILDENGQLLGVICGHLGWDWAFEMREELLRSDTLKNVDILVTKSDGSLLMGTAELPSASINLSSLNSFQNALQRQQGLAEERWANGVEYLSAARYLTTPENEMLQWGVVARESVRSVITPAYSILVNSIVILVLMMLLLWLLVWKIVSRSTRALEDLTKVADRIRHGDEKADISPYATNDSEVGMLSSSIGQLVDSLQQEVRAKTELANELQLMARIYEESPQGVMITDSQKNILSVNDAFTTVTGYEREDVLGKSPSLLNSNRHSSEFYRGMWSCILNEGRWQGEIWNRNKSGEVYPEWLVVSTLKNKQNEVTHYIGIFSDISEKIENEKQLEFLANHDVLTQLPNRRLLQDYINQALDSNETQAGLIFLDLDFFKAINDSLGHIVGDELLRQVAEALNNQFKSPNLVARFGGDEFVIFMPQVQTKNELESAVQQVAELFQAPYLVGDYTLQIGATMGVSVYPVDGSDAQSLIQAADTAMYDVKKNHLNSYQFYNDSMRQAAIKKLYFENDLKNALINQELFLVYQPQIDLKTQNLVGFETLLRWTHPQRGVVSPSEFVPVLEKMGLIEEVGLWVVREALNQFTTWSAAYQLEGVSISINLSAIQLRSPKFIEDIEAIIQSSQVDSQSIVFEVTESMMVEDNFRNNKVFESIQNMGCRLSLDDYGTGYSNLYYLDRLNLSELKIDRQFILNIDVNESDRLIVHHTIQMAQSLGLHVVIEGIETQVQLEKLAEYSNLIIQGYYFDKPLNQAELMQRLEARKRIQHWPQKS from the coding sequence ATGCATACCATGCGAGGTAAATTGACAATTTATCTCATGCTTTCAGTTTTATTCGTAACGACTGTGATTGCTGGCATCTCTTCCATGCGCATTTCCCATATGGTTACAGAAAACCGCGGAGTCATGCTGGGTGAGCTAGCCAATCATATGGCAAACCAGCTCAATAAAGATATGCAGAGCCGTGGTAATGAAGTGCAAATGTTGACACAGCTATCGGATATAAAGTCTCCATTTACTACCAATCAAGAAAAACTCGCTATTTTTGAGCAGTTGAGGAAGTCATATCCTTATTATGCTTGGATAGGTATGACCGATGCTTCAGGAAATATTTTGGTGGGTACCGATGGTTTGTTGGTTGGTAAAAATGTCTCTAAACGAAGCTGGTTCATTCATGGAAGCAAAGGTTTGCATATGGGTAGTGTTCATGATGCATTCTTGCTGGCCAATATCATGCCTAAACCAAAGTGGGATGACCTCCCCTTGAGATTAGTGGATGTTTCGGCACCCATACTGGATGAAAACGGCCAATTGCTTGGTGTTATTTGTGGTCATCTAGGATGGGACTGGGCGTTTGAGATGCGTGAAGAATTATTACGCTCGGATACCTTAAAAAATGTAGACATATTGGTGACTAAAAGCGATGGTTCATTATTGATGGGAACGGCGGAGTTGCCCTCGGCATCTATCAATTTATCCTCCTTAAATTCATTTCAAAATGCGTTGCAGCGGCAACAAGGACTTGCAGAGGAAAGATGGGCAAACGGTGTTGAGTATTTGAGTGCCGCACGTTACCTGACCACACCTGAAAATGAGATGCTGCAATGGGGGGTGGTGGCTCGTGAAAGTGTTCGAAGTGTCATCACTCCCGCCTATAGCATTCTGGTCAATTCCATTGTTATTTTGGTGTTGATGATGTTGCTCTTATGGCTCTTGGTATGGAAGATCGTTTCTCGCTCGACACGCGCCTTAGAGGATTTAACAAAAGTCGCTGATAGGATTCGTCACGGCGATGAAAAAGCCGATATTTCACCTTATGCCACTAATGATAGTGAAGTTGGCATGTTATCAAGTTCAATTGGTCAGTTGGTCGATAGTTTGCAACAAGAGGTTCGGGCAAAAACCGAGTTGGCTAATGAATTGCAGTTGATGGCTCGAATTTATGAAGAAAGCCCGCAAGGGGTCATGATCACCGATAGCCAAAAAAACATTTTGAGTGTCAACGACGCGTTTACAACGGTCACCGGATATGAGCGAGAGGATGTCTTAGGTAAGAGCCCGTCGCTATTGAATTCCAATCGGCACTCCTCGGAGTTTTATCGGGGAATGTGGAGCTGTATTCTCAATGAGGGTCGCTGGCAAGGTGAGATTTGGAACCGAAATAAGTCCGGGGAGGTCTATCCGGAATGGCTGGTGGTCAGTACCTTAAAGAACAAACAGAATGAAGTTACCCACTATATCGGAATATTCTCAGATATCAGTGAGAAAATCGAAAACGAAAAGCAGTTAGAGTTTTTGGCAAATCATGATGTATTGACGCAGTTGCCGAATAGACGTTTACTACAAGATTATATCAATCAAGCTCTTGATTCCAATGAGACTCAAGCAGGTTTGATTTTTCTAGATTTGGACTTTTTCAAAGCGATTAACGATTCGCTCGGCCACATAGTCGGCGACGAATTGCTTAGACAAGTCGCCGAAGCGTTGAACAATCAATTCAAGTCGCCCAACCTTGTCGCTCGTTTTGGTGGCGATGAGTTTGTTATTTTTATGCCACAAGTTCAAACAAAAAACGAACTGGAAAGTGCTGTGCAACAAGTCGCCGAACTCTTTCAGGCCCCTTATCTGGTGGGCGATTATACCTTACAGATCGGTGCGACAATGGGGGTGAGTGTTTACCCCGTCGATGGAAGTGATGCTCAAAGCTTGATCCAAGCCGCTGATACCGCGATGTATGATGTCAAAAAGAATCATTTGAACAGTTACCAGTTCTATAACGATTCAATGCGTCAAGCGGCAATCAAAAAACTGTACTTCGAGAACGATTTAAAAAATGCATTGATCAATCAAGAGTTGTTTTTGGTTTACCAGCCACAGATAGACCTTAAAACCCAGAACTTAGTCGGGTTTGAAACCTTGTTGCGCTGGACACATCCGCAAAGAGGTGTGGTTTCGCCCTCTGAATTTGTACCTGTTCTTGAAAAAATGGGGCTGATCGAGGAAGTTGGTTTATGGGTGGTTAGAGAGGCTTTGAACCAGTTTACAACTTGGTCTGCGGCCTATCAACTTGAGGGGGTTTCGATTTCCATCAACTTATCCGCGATACAGCTTAGAAGCCCTAAATTCATCGAAGATATAGAGGCTATTATCCAATCTTCCCAGGTGGATAGTCAAAGCATCGTCTTTGAAGTAACCGAATCCATGATGGTTGAAGATAATTTCAGAAATAATAAAGTGTTTGAATCCATCCAGAATATGGGATGCCGCCTATCTCTAGACGATTATGGTACCGGTTATTCAAACCTATATTATCTTGATAGGTTAAATTTGAGTGAGCTCAAAATCGATAGGCAATTCATCTTGAATATTGATGTAAACGAATCGGATCGATTAATCGTTCACCACACTATCCAAATGGCGCAATCTTTAGGATTACATGTGGTAATCGAAGGGATTGAAACGCAAGTGCAATTGGAAAAACTGGCCGAGTATTCCAACTTGATTATACAAGGTTATTATTTTGATAAGCCCCTGAACCAAGCCGAGTTGATGCAACGTTTGGAGGCAAGAAAACGTATACAACACTGGCCACAAAAGTCATAA
- the modA gene encoding molybdate ABC transporter substrate-binding protein, with protein MLVKKISLGMVLITTLFSSSIASAQETVRIAVASNFLATLKALSKDFTEETGIRVDISNGATGMLYAQIQKGAPYDLFFAADAKRPQMLEEEGLTEPGSRFTYVTGKLVVWSPDAQKVSPDLTKFNPNNPRLHFVAIANPKTAPYGEAAVATLKHYGVYDALKSQNKIALGENIGKTYHYVVSHNAQLGLVAKSYVSNPEKPVGGEYFEIPSNLYPKLVQQAVVIKGKKTPATQAFLKFFKSEKARKRIEAYGYGLGD; from the coding sequence ATGTTAGTAAAGAAAATCAGCTTAGGTATGGTATTGATAACAACCTTGTTCAGCAGCTCGATTGCTTCGGCTCAAGAGACGGTACGTATTGCGGTGGCTTCCAATTTTTTAGCCACTTTAAAGGCGTTATCCAAAGACTTTACTGAAGAAACCGGTATCAGGGTGGATATCTCCAATGGCGCCACCGGCATGTTGTACGCGCAAATTCAAAAAGGCGCGCCTTATGACCTGTTTTTTGCGGCGGATGCGAAGCGCCCGCAAATGTTGGAAGAGGAGGGCTTGACTGAACCGGGCAGCCGTTTTACCTATGTCACCGGCAAGTTGGTTGTTTGGTCGCCTGATGCGCAAAAAGTCTCGCCCGATTTAACCAAATTCAATCCGAATAACCCGCGTTTACATTTTGTGGCGATAGCCAATCCAAAAACCGCTCCTTATGGAGAAGCGGCAGTGGCTACTTTAAAACACTACGGGGTTTACGATGCGTTAAAATCGCAAAACAAAATCGCGTTAGGTGAAAATATCGGCAAAACCTATCACTATGTAGTGAGCCACAATGCCCAACTTGGTCTGGTGGCAAAATCCTATGTTTCTAACCCAGAAAAGCCGGTTGGTGGTGAATATTTTGAGATTCCAAGCAACTTGTATCCTAAGTTGGTTCAACAAGCGGTGGTGATCAAAGGCAAGAAAACGCCGGCAACCCAAGCGTTTTTGAAGTTCTTCAAGTCAGAAAAAGCGCGTAAACGCATTGAAGCTTACGGTTATGGATTAGGCGATTAG